From one Pedobacter faecalis genomic stretch:
- a CDS encoding SusC/RagA family TonB-linked outer membrane protein, whose amino-acid sequence MNFSTITNGHRMRGKRPVNKLFLAMKLTVLIVMVSFLHVAARGYSQITLNKRNASLPSIIESIEKQSGYVFLYNENQLQDQRISIQVKNATIDEVLTKCFTGTGISFQIINNNIALTKRRNADVTQQSYVIQGKVTDTTGASIPGVTISLAGTTFATTDGSGNYRIESRNAAGSLSVSMLGYITREIPFDFAGRPANQTINVILRQSTIGLKEVVINTGIYTRKAESFTGSTLVIKGEDLKKVGNANFFQALKNISPSMVLDNFTNGSNPNALPDIQLRGTSTFPLASDEVTGNLKGNYIKNPNEPLFILDGFESTAERIFDLDMNRIESVTILKDAASKALYGAKAANGVIVIETKKLTAGRARVSYNSSLDLELPDLTSYNLTNSTEKLEAERIDGYYVPLGSSSPETHVAGQQLYNFRRKQVLEGLDTYWLAKPLQSGVGHKHALSVELGGPSLNIIADVAYRDVTGAMIGSNRENISGNISTSYRVKNLLFRNIMSAIDNRAIESPYGTFSEYAQMNPYWRAENADGTIPYYAEVSSNGTQFVNPLYNSTINSKNSTDYFNFINNFYLEWTMIPGLRATTRLGIDVQNSNADEFYPAAHTRFENYFGDDILRKGSYQANTGKQQYLSGDFNLTYSKEINKHFLFGNAGFNVSERNSMEVVHFVEGFPNDRLDDITFGRNYRFESTPTGLNSVRRELGFLGSFSYMYDNRFLSDFTFRTNASSQFGSNKRWANFWSLGLGWNLHNEAFLKNMDVFKLFKVRGSLGSTGNSNFPTNSSVSTYKYYQNAYYQGFPGSYLANLSNVDLQWESKFDYNAGADITVGGLNVRFDYYQAFTENLIADITRPNSTGFNVVKENLGKVKNSGIELYTSYTLLSRGNNFLNLNFGLETNKNKIISLSSAMRSFNERMDKIAADRGNSVPVKRYEDGLSMNAIWAVPSLGIDPATGREIYLKKNGSTTYEWDAADQIVAGQSNPEYQGTMGFSGEYKGIGLNVVARYLGGGQLYNQTLVDRVENVVMDYNVDRRVLTGRWSVPGQNALYKRLGTYSIPTADGTSTTSARELTRSTTRFVQDRNEITISAVNLYYLFDNQFSKRMGIERLKVGFNMNELATFSTIGLERGTQYPFARTLSFNLSATF is encoded by the coding sequence ATGAATTTTAGTACGATTACTAACGGCCACCGCATGCGCGGAAAACGGCCGGTCAACAAACTTTTTCTGGCTATGAAGCTAACAGTCCTGATAGTGATGGTATCGTTTCTGCACGTCGCAGCACGTGGATACAGCCAAATCACACTGAATAAAAGGAATGCATCCTTGCCCAGTATCATTGAATCTATCGAAAAGCAATCAGGATATGTGTTCCTTTACAATGAAAATCAATTGCAGGATCAGCGTATCTCGATCCAGGTTAAAAACGCCACTATCGATGAAGTGCTTACCAAGTGCTTTACAGGAACCGGTATCTCATTCCAAATCATCAACAACAACATTGCCCTAACTAAAAGGCGAAACGCTGATGTAACGCAGCAATCCTATGTGATTCAGGGTAAGGTGACCGATACCACCGGCGCCTCCATACCTGGCGTTACCATAAGCCTGGCCGGGACAACTTTTGCGACAACTGATGGCAGTGGGAATTACCGGATCGAATCCAGGAACGCCGCGGGATCGCTCAGTGTTTCCATGCTGGGCTATATCACCAGGGAAATCCCATTTGATTTTGCTGGCCGCCCCGCAAATCAAACCATTAATGTTATCCTCAGGCAAAGCACCATTGGCTTGAAGGAAGTAGTGATCAATACAGGTATTTATACACGTAAAGCAGAGAGCTTTACCGGTTCAACACTCGTTATTAAAGGTGAAGACCTGAAAAAAGTGGGTAATGCCAACTTCTTTCAAGCGCTAAAGAATATCTCGCCTTCCATGGTGCTTGATAACTTCACCAACGGATCCAATCCGAATGCACTTCCCGACATACAACTAAGGGGAACTTCTACCTTCCCCCTTGCGTCAGATGAGGTGACTGGAAACCTGAAAGGAAACTATATCAAAAACCCCAATGAGCCTCTGTTTATACTGGATGGCTTTGAAAGTACTGCGGAGCGGATTTTTGATTTAGACATGAACCGCATTGAGAGTGTCACCATTTTGAAAGATGCTGCTTCAAAAGCCCTGTATGGTGCCAAGGCGGCCAACGGCGTCATCGTTATTGAAACAAAGAAACTGACGGCTGGAAGAGCGCGTGTATCGTACAACAGCAGCTTAGACCTCGAACTGCCCGATCTTACAAGCTATAACCTCACCAATTCGACGGAAAAACTGGAAGCAGAGCGTATCGACGGCTACTATGTACCGCTTGGTTCGAGTTCTCCCGAAACGCATGTAGCCGGCCAGCAGTTGTACAACTTCAGAAGGAAGCAGGTATTGGAAGGGCTTGACACCTATTGGCTTGCCAAGCCGCTGCAAAGTGGTGTAGGTCATAAACATGCGCTTTCTGTAGAGCTGGGCGGACCAAGTCTGAACATTATAGCCGATGTAGCCTATCGTGACGTTACCGGGGCCATGATTGGTTCTAACCGTGAAAACATTTCCGGAAATATCAGCACCTCCTACCGTGTGAAAAACCTCCTTTTCCGCAATATCATGTCTGCCATCGACAACAGAGCCATTGAATCGCCTTACGGAACATTCAGCGAATATGCTCAAATGAATCCCTACTGGCGTGCAGAAAATGCCGACGGCACTATTCCCTATTATGCCGAGGTCTCGTCAAACGGTACTCAGTTCGTTAACCCGCTGTACAACTCGACAATAAACTCAAAAAACAGCACAGATTATTTCAACTTTATTAATAATTTCTATCTGGAGTGGACCATGATACCCGGGCTGCGGGCAACAACCCGTTTGGGGATTGATGTCCAAAACAGCAATGCTGACGAGTTTTATCCAGCGGCACATACAAGATTTGAAAACTACTTTGGCGATGATATACTGAGAAAAGGATCTTATCAGGCCAACACCGGCAAGCAGCAATATTTGTCGGGCGACTTCAACCTGACCTATTCCAAAGAAATCAATAAGCATTTCCTGTTTGGTAATGCTGGTTTTAACGTCAGTGAAAGAAACTCTATGGAGGTTGTTCACTTTGTGGAAGGGTTCCCGAACGACAGGCTCGACGACATTACATTTGGCCGTAACTATCGCTTTGAATCTACACCTACTGGTCTTAATTCGGTTCGCAGGGAACTTGGTTTTCTAGGGTCCTTTTCCTATATGTACGATAACCGCTTCCTGTCTGACTTTACTTTCCGCACGAACGCATCTTCACAATTTGGCTCAAACAAAAGATGGGCAAATTTCTGGAGCCTTGGACTGGGATGGAACTTGCATAACGAAGCTTTTCTTAAAAACATGGACGTGTTTAAATTGTTCAAGGTACGCGGATCGCTTGGATCAACAGGAAATTCAAACTTCCCAACCAATTCATCCGTTTCAACTTACAAATATTACCAAAATGCCTACTATCAAGGCTTTCCGGGATCATATTTAGCAAACCTCTCCAATGTAGACCTTCAATGGGAGAGTAAGTTCGACTATAATGCCGGTGCGGATATTACCGTAGGTGGCCTGAATGTGCGTTTTGATTACTATCAAGCATTTACCGAGAACCTTATTGCCGACATCACCCGACCAAACTCCACAGGCTTTAACGTGGTAAAGGAAAACCTTGGAAAGGTTAAGAACAGTGGTATAGAACTTTATACGTCATACACGCTGCTTAGCCGCGGCAATAACTTCCTTAACCTCAATTTCGGTTTGGAGACCAACAAGAACAAAATTATCAGCCTTTCTAGTGCCATGAGATCCTTCAATGAGCGGATGGACAAAATTGCGGCCGACAGAGGAAATAGCGTACCGGTTAAGCGTTATGAGGATGGCCTGTCTATGAACGCCATCTGGGCAGTTCCTTCACTTGGAATCGATCCAGCAACAGGCCGGGAGATATACTTAAAAAAGAACGGCAGTACGACATATGAATGGGACGCGGCCGACCAGATCGTAGCCGGACAATCGAACCCGGAATATCAGGGAACCATGGGCTTTTCCGGAGAATACAAGGGAATTGGACTAAATGTCGTTGCGCGTTACCTCGGCGGTGGCCAGCTTTACAACCAGACTTTGGTAGACCGCGTTGAGAACGTTGTTATGGACTACAATGTAGACCGCCGGGTGCTGACCGGCAGATGGTCGGTACCCGGACAAAACGCGCTTTATAAGCGTCTTGGCACTTACAGCATACCAACGGCTGACGGAACAAGCACTACCAGCGCACGTGAACTTACACGGTCGACCACCCGCTTTGTACAAGACCGCAACGAGATCACCATTTCTGCTGTAAATCTTTACTACCTGTTCGACAACCAGTTTTCGAAACGCATGGGTATTGAGCGCCTGAAAGTAGGATTTAACATGAACGAACTGGCCACATTCTCTACCATAGGTTTAGAACGCGGAACACAATATCCGTTCGCCAGGACACTGTCCTTCAATTTGTCTGCAACATTTTAA
- a CDS encoding FecR family protein, translating to MGTTNAKDLLDRYHNGQATEQEKALVERWYMESSKGDLPDPVQIIADQRIARVKLLETIRPRTRRLNWAPYAAAAVLLLVAGIFLYHMQTDSPVKKLAANATEKLEDVAPGGNKAVLILGNGKRIDLSDETNGTLSVLAGITIYKTRDGQITYSQANTSEHNNVSNTIEVPTGGQFRVTLPDGTLVWLNSGSSLTYPVSFKGGEKRLVTLKGEGYFEVEKDPVMPFIVQTGSQEIEVLGTHFNINCYANEHGTLTTLVEGSIRVYGDRFTQILKPGQQSYTNNGVLLDVKNVNTDQAIAWKNGLFSFKRADLETVLRPMSRWYNVEFRYQRTIPEVSFTGKIPKTLTLQQALKTIGFLGVKYKVKGNTVFIESELQ from the coding sequence ATGGGAACCACCAACGCAAAAGACCTTCTTGACAGATATCATAACGGACAGGCCACTGAGCAGGAAAAAGCACTTGTGGAGCGCTGGTACATGGAGTCGTCCAAGGGCGACCTGCCAGATCCAGTTCAAATTATTGCGGACCAACGCATCGCACGCGTTAAGTTGCTCGAAACCATACGACCACGCACAAGGCGGTTAAACTGGGCACCCTATGCTGCTGCCGCTGTGTTGCTGCTGGTTGCGGGAATATTTCTTTACCATATGCAAACTGACAGTCCCGTGAAAAAACTTGCCGCAAATGCAACCGAGAAATTAGAAGATGTGGCGCCGGGCGGCAACAAAGCTGTTCTGATCCTTGGCAACGGAAAAAGGATAGACTTAAGTGATGAAACCAATGGTACCCTTAGTGTACTGGCGGGCATCACCATCTATAAAACACGCGACGGGCAGATCACCTACAGTCAGGCAAATACCAGCGAGCATAACAACGTCTCCAATACCATAGAGGTGCCCACAGGCGGACAGTTTCGTGTCACACTTCCAGACGGAACCTTGGTATGGCTTAATTCGGGTTCCTCACTCACCTACCCGGTAAGTTTCAAAGGCGGGGAAAAGCGTTTAGTTACGCTAAAAGGTGAAGGCTACTTCGAAGTGGAAAAAGATCCCGTAATGCCTTTCATAGTTCAAACTGGCAGTCAGGAAATTGAAGTTCTTGGTACGCACTTTAATATAAACTGCTATGCCAATGAGCACGGAACGCTTACCACACTTGTTGAAGGAAGTATCAGAGTTTACGGCGATAGGTTTACCCAAATTCTTAAGCCAGGTCAGCAGTCATATACCAACAACGGTGTTCTGCTTGATGTAAAAAATGTAAACACCGACCAGGCGATTGCCTGGAAAAACGGGCTTTTCAGCTTTAAACGGGCCGACCTAGAGACAGTACTGCGCCCGATGTCACGCTGGTATAACGTCGAATTCAGATACCAGCGAACCATCCCGGAAGTATCTTTCACCGGAAAAATACCGAAAACACTCACGCTGCAGCAAGCCCTCAAAACCATAGGTTTTCTCGGCGTTAAATACAAAGTAAAAGGCAACACTGTCTTCATCGAATCTGAACTACAATAA
- a CDS encoding RNA polymerase sigma factor: MEDYSAYSDLELIRELSLDNTTALTEIHSRYYAALYIHAYKRFPHREEILDLLQEIFVALWNNRETLSISVNLQVYLYGAVRKSLLKLYRHNKVRTDYINSLQVFIDQGANTTYEKIREKELLLLIEAEIAALPPQMRIIFELSRTDELSHKEIAERLNISPQTVRTQVRNALRILRSKLGANIFFLL, encoded by the coding sequence ATGGAAGATTATAGTGCGTATTCTGATTTAGAGTTAATCCGGGAGCTAAGCCTGGACAATACCACTGCGCTTACGGAAATCCACTCCCGTTACTATGCAGCACTGTACATTCATGCATATAAACGATTTCCTCACAGGGAAGAAATTCTTGATTTGCTCCAGGAGATATTCGTTGCGCTCTGGAACAATCGCGAAACGCTCTCCATATCAGTTAATTTACAGGTTTACCTGTATGGGGCTGTGCGAAAGAGTCTGCTAAAACTTTACCGACACAACAAGGTTAGAACCGACTATATCAATTCTTTGCAGGTCTTTATAGATCAGGGTGCCAATACCACCTACGAAAAAATTAGAGAGAAAGAGCTTCTCCTGCTCATTGAGGCCGAAATCGCCGCCTTGCCACCGCAAATGCGCATCATATTCGAGTTAAGCAGAACGGACGAATTAAGCCACAAAGAGATCGCCGAAAGATTGAATATTAGTCCCCAAACAGTGCGTACCCAAGTACGTAACGCACTCAGAATCCTGCGGTCAAAACTAGGGGCAAATATTTTTTTTCTTTTGTAA
- a CDS encoding SDR family oxidoreductase → MDFTGKNLIITGGTTGIGLATAHAFIGAGANVWITGRNEANLDKARAEINSPNLHTLVADTSKMPDIDLLEKTFAESRQNLDVLFLNAGIAVFTPIAQTTEADFDAQFNTNVKGHYFTLQKLMPHLADGASVIFTSSTVATATNVGTSVYSSTKGALNKIAQIAANELVDRKIRVNIVSPGPVLTPGLESVASEAKSYLAAATALQRLGRPEEIASTVLFLASDAASFITGTEIVADGGYLTYGLK, encoded by the coding sequence ATGGACTTTACAGGAAAAAATTTGATTATAACCGGAGGTACCACAGGTATCGGCCTGGCGACCGCACATGCCTTCATAGGTGCCGGCGCTAACGTATGGATTACCGGCAGAAATGAAGCGAACCTAGACAAGGCACGTGCAGAGATCAATAGTCCGAACCTGCACACACTCGTGGCAGATACGTCAAAAATGCCGGATATCGACCTCCTGGAAAAAACTTTTGCTGAAAGCCGACAGAACCTGGACGTGCTGTTCCTCAATGCGGGTATTGCTGTGTTTACACCTATTGCGCAAACCACGGAAGCCGACTTCGATGCGCAGTTTAACACTAATGTGAAGGGTCACTATTTTACACTTCAAAAGCTAATGCCACATCTTGCAGATGGTGCATCTGTTATCTTCACTTCTTCTACGGTTGCAACGGCTACTAACGTGGGTACGAGCGTATACTCCTCTACCAAAGGTGCGCTTAATAAGATCGCACAGATTGCAGCGAATGAATTGGTCGACCGCAAAATAAGGGTAAACATTGTAAGTCCCGGACCAGTACTTACACCAGGGCTAGAATCAGTTGCCTCAGAAGCTAAATCATACCTCGCTGCTGCAACTGCCCTTCAGCGTTTAGGTCGCCCAGAAGAAATCGCCAGCACCGTACTGTTTCTGGCTTCTGATGCCGCGAGTTTTATCACAGGAACGGAAATTGTTGCTGATGGAGGTTATTTAACCTATGGATTGAAGTAA
- a CDS encoding winged helix-turn-helix transcriptional regulator — protein MTENICHKPEIMAVHDAMDVLNGKWKVSIVSSICYYNKRRFSDILNDVEGISNKMLSKELKELEMNKLINRTVHNTQPVTVEYSLTEYGRTLQSIIDDLARWGKQHRKVITGKG, from the coding sequence ATGACAGAAAATATTTGCCACAAACCAGAGATTATGGCCGTTCACGACGCCATGGACGTGCTTAACGGAAAATGGAAGGTTTCCATAGTTTCGTCGATCTGCTATTATAACAAAAGAAGGTTTTCGGATATCCTGAATGATGTAGAGGGTATATCCAATAAAATGCTAAGCAAAGAACTGAAGGAACTTGAAATGAACAAGCTGATTAACCGTACGGTTCATAATACGCAGCCCGTTACTGTTGAGTATAGCCTGACGGAATATGGCAGAACCCTGCAGTCTATTATCGACGACCTGGCCAGGTGGGGAAAACAGCACCGAAAGGTGATTACTGGGAAGGGGTAG
- a CDS encoding RNA polymerase sigma factor — protein MQHWDQATDEELIVLLAQEDKQAFGEIYRRYKAALILHAFKKLGDFEQAKDVVQEVFSTLWHNRISLSAVNSLPAYLYVLVQRRVLNVVKHHAVANRYLASFNEYLAENPHTPDQVFREKELAALIDKEIASLPDRMREVLILSRKEHLKHREIAERLGISEFTVKNHMKAALKVLRRNLGNALFLFC, from the coding sequence ATGCAGCACTGGGATCAAGCAACCGACGAAGAATTGATCGTTTTACTCGCTCAGGAGGATAAACAGGCCTTCGGGGAAATTTACCGCAGGTATAAGGCTGCGTTGATATTACACGCCTTTAAGAAACTGGGCGACTTTGAGCAGGCTAAGGATGTGGTGCAGGAAGTTTTTTCGACGTTGTGGCATAATCGCATTTCGCTGAGTGCGGTCAACAGTTTGCCCGCCTATTTGTATGTCCTGGTGCAGCGCCGGGTCTTAAACGTGGTAAAACACCATGCTGTGGCCAATCGGTACCTGGCCTCGTTTAATGAGTATCTGGCCGAAAACCCGCATACTCCTGACCAGGTTTTCAGGGAAAAGGAACTCGCTGCACTGATAGACAAGGAGATAGCCAGTCTGCCCGACAGAATGAGAGAGGTCTTGATACTTAGCCGAAAGGAGCATCTAAAGCACCGGGAGATTGCCGAGCGTCTCGGTATATCTGAGTTTACGGTTAAGAATCATATGAAGGCAGCTTTAAAGGTGCTTCGCAGAAACCTCGGAAACGCACTCTTCTTATTTTGCTGA
- a CDS encoding FecR family protein: MDKQGFEKLIDRFLDGEATEAEQALLQSWYHGLEIADAEGLSDKQLLDILALKHEYMMDEPQSFRLSYRWIAVAALLLMVLSVGIYTLILNPGGGSAEPVRSAITIPPGGNKAILTLADGSRVLLGTTAGSGKVKEQGGVRLVEQGNGKLAYLIDGNSASSDGEKLMNNIRTPRGGQYQVTLSDGTRVWLNSASSISYPADFPAGERRVEISGEVYMEVAHDETRPFRVVSGQQTVEVLGTMFNINIYPDEPAVRTTLLEGSVRVIPGSNVSTTSIAVLKPGQQSILAGGSVKIASADVEPVIAWKNGIFKFNKTSLREVTRQLSRWYDVDFTYAAGMSDRSFSGELARNSNISEILDMLSFLDVNFKLTQQDGRKVIHIQQK; the protein is encoded by the coding sequence ATGGATAAACAAGGGTTTGAAAAACTAATAGACCGCTTTTTGGATGGCGAGGCGACTGAGGCCGAGCAGGCGCTTTTACAGTCCTGGTATCATGGTCTTGAAATAGCAGATGCTGAGGGGCTTTCTGACAAGCAATTGCTCGACATTCTGGCACTGAAGCATGAATATATGATGGATGAACCGCAGAGTTTCCGGCTCTCTTATCGCTGGATAGCTGTAGCTGCGTTGTTACTGATGGTGCTTTCTGTGGGCATTTACACTTTGATTTTAAATCCTGGTGGAGGCTCCGCAGAACCGGTGCGGTCAGCGATCACAATCCCACCCGGCGGTAATAAAGCTATTCTAACGCTGGCGGATGGTAGCCGGGTATTGCTCGGTACCACTGCCGGGTCTGGTAAAGTCAAAGAGCAGGGCGGGGTCAGACTTGTTGAGCAAGGGAATGGTAAGCTTGCTTACCTGATCGACGGAAACAGCGCTTCGTCTGACGGTGAAAAACTGATGAACAACATCCGGACACCGCGTGGCGGACAATATCAAGTGACACTTTCTGATGGCACGCGGGTATGGCTAAATTCGGCCTCCTCGATTTCCTATCCCGCTGATTTTCCTGCAGGCGAGCGCCGGGTTGAGATTAGCGGAGAGGTGTATATGGAAGTCGCCCACGATGAGACCAGGCCTTTCCGTGTGGTTTCTGGACAGCAAACCGTGGAAGTGTTGGGTACCATGTTTAATATAAATATATATCCTGACGAACCAGCTGTCCGGACTACACTGTTGGAAGGCAGCGTTCGCGTAATCCCCGGCTCTAATGTCTCCACTACTTCTATAGCTGTTTTAAAGCCGGGTCAGCAGTCCATCCTGGCTGGAGGAAGTGTAAAGATCGCTTCTGCCGATGTAGAACCGGTTATTGCCTGGAAGAACGGGATATTTAAGTTCAATAAGACGAGTCTGCGTGAGGTAACCCGACAGCTTTCCCGCTGGTACGATGTGGATTTTACCTATGCGGCCGGGATGAGTGACCGTAGTTTCTCCGGCGAACTTGCCCGAAATTCAAACATTTCTGAGATCCTTGACATGCTGAGTTTTCTTGATGTCAATTTTAAACTGACGCAGCAGGATGGCCGGAAGGTAATACATATTCAACAAAAATAA